One Actinomycetes bacterium genomic window, ACGAGCGTGGCGAACGCGACCGCGGCCAGGACCAGCGCCAGCCAGGTCGGCAGGAAGGCCAGCCCCACGGCCAGGTAGGCCAGCAGCGCGGTCCACCCGTACATGATCAGGACCGCCCGGCGGTGCGAGTGGCCGATCTCCAGCAGCCGGTGGTGCAGGTGCTGCTTGTCGGCGGAGAACGGCGAGCGGCGGGCCCTGGTCCGCCGCACCACGGCGAGCACCAAGTCCAGGAACGGCACCGCCAGGACGGCGAACGGCAGCAGCAGCGGCAGCAGCGTGGGGAACAGGTTCAGACCCGAGTAGGACGCCGGGTCCAGCCGCCCGGTGAGCGTGATCGACGACGCGGCGAGCAGCAGGCCGATGACCATCGAGCCGGAGTCGCCCATGAAGATGCGGGCCGGGTTGAAGTTGTGCACGAGGAACCCGGCGCAGACCCCGGCGAGCACCGCCGAGATGAGCGAGGGGGTGAGCGCGCGCTCGATCGCGTTCTGCACCGAGAGCAGGTAGGAGAACAGGAAGAACGCGCTCGCGCTGATCCCCACGATGCCGGCGGCCAGACCGTCGAGGCCGTCGACGAAGTTCACCGCGTTGACCGTGACCACGACGACCAGGACGGTGATCAGGGTGCCCTCGGCGGGCCCGAGCGCGATGGTCTGCCCCGGCCCTGGCAGCCACAGCAGCTGGACGCCCTGCAACGCCATGAGCCCGGCCGCCAGGGACTGGCCGGCCAGCTTGGTGATGGCGTCCAGCCCCCAGACGTCGTCCACCACGCCGACCAGGCAGATCACCACCGAGGCGAGCAGCACGCCCTTGGGCTCGTCCCCGGTCGCGAACACGCTGCGCAGCAGGGGCATCTTGCTCGCGACCAGCAGGGCCGCGGCCAGGCCGACCAGCATGGCCACCCCGCCGAGGCGTGGGATCGGCACGTCGTGGACGTCCCGGTCCCGCACCTCGGCGACCACCCCGAACCGGACGGCAACCGCCCGGACCGGCCCGGCCACCAGGTAGGTGACCGCGGCCGCGACGAACGTGGTGAGCAGGTACTCGCGCACCCCGCGTGCCTGCTACCCGCGGGGGTAGGCCCGGTGGCGGGAGACGAGGGTCCCCACCACCTCGCGGATCTCGGCCGCGGCCGAGCCGTCGGAGTCACGCACGGCCCGGCCGATCAGACCGGCGATCTCCTTCATGTCGGTCTCGGTCATGCCCTGCGTGGTCACCGACGGCGTGCCCACCCGGATGCCCGAGGCGACGCTCGGCGGCTGCGGGTCGAACGGGATGGCGTTCTTGTTCAGCACGATGCCGGCGGTGTCGCAGCGCGTCTCGGCGTCGGCACCGGTCACCCCGAGGCCCTGCAGGTCGATGAGCGACAGGTGGGTGTCGGTCCCGCCGGTCACCGGACGCATGCCCTCCTCGGCCAGGCCCGCGGTGAGCGCCTGGGAGTTGGCGATCACCTGGCGCGTGTAGGCCTGGTACGCCGGGGTGGCGGCCTCCTTCAGCGCGACCGCTTTGGCGGCGACCGCGTGCATGAGGGGGCCGCCCTGCATCATCGGGAAGACCGCCTTGTCCAGGGCGGCCGCGTGCTCCGCCGTGGACACGAGCATCCCGCCGCGCGGGCCGCGCAGCACCTTGTGGGTGGTGAACGTGACGACGTCGGCGTACGGCACCGGGCTCGGGATCGCCTGGCCGGCGACCAGACCGATGAAGTGCGCGGCGTCCACCATGAGGATCGCGCCGACCTCGTCGGCCACCGACCGGAACGCCGCGAAGTCGATCAGCCGCGGGATCGCCGAGCCGCCACAGATGATCATCCTCGGGCGGTGCTCGAGGGCCAGGTCACGGACCTGGTCGTAGTCGATGTCCTCGGTGGTCGGCGAGACGCCGTAGTGGACGGGGTTGAACCACTTGCCGGAGAAGGAGACCTTGGCGCCGTGGGTGAGGTGGCCGCCGTGCGGCAGGCTCATCGCCAGCACCGTCTCGCCCGGCTTGACGAACGCGCCGTAGGCGGCCAGGTTCGCGCTGGCCCCGGAGTGCGGCTGCAGGTTGGCGTGCTCCGCGCCGAACAGCTCCTTGGCCCGCTCGATGCCGATCGTCTCGGCCTTGTCGACCTCGCTGCAGCCGCCGTAGTAGCGGCGTCCTGGGTAGCCCTCGGCGTACTTGTTCGACAGGGTCGAGCCGAGTGCGGCGAGCACAGCGGGCGAGGTGAAGTTCTCGCTGGCGATCAGCTGCAGACCACTCCGCAGCCGGTCCAGCTCGGAGAGCAGCACAGCCGCGATCTCCGGGTCCTCTTGCTCGAGCTCGGCAAAGTCGGGACCCCAGAAGGGCACCTCGGTCATGGTCTTCTCCCTGACGGATCGGCGGCGCGGCCGAGTCTACGACGCGAAGCAGCCCGGACCGCCGACTAGAGCAGGTCAAGAACGGCCAGCACCGCCGCCCGGATCTCCGCGGCGGCCTGCTGGTACGCCGCCGGCGGACCGCCGTACGGGTCCTCCACGTCGTCGTCGAAGTGCCCGGTGCCGGCCACCAGCCCCCGGCGGTCCTCGGCCAGCTCGACCAGGACCTCGAACCTCTCGGCCAGACCGGCGGGCGGCAGCGACCGGGGGTCCAGCCCGCTGGCCAGCCGGGCCAGCTCCTTGAGCGTGAAGGTGCGCCGCAGGGCACGCGGCTGCAGCTGCAGGACCTGCCGGCGGTGGTCGGCCGTCGCCACGAGCACCAGGTCGGCGGCGTTGACGAGCGGCTCGCGCAGCCAGGTCGCCCGGAAGCCGTCCACCGGGTAGTCCAGCCCGGCCAGCACGGCCGCCGCGGGGGCGTGCATCGGCTGGCCCGCGTGCCCGCCGTAGGTGCCCGCGCTGGTCACCTCGACCGCTGCCCCCGCCGAGCCGAAGTGGCGGTCCAGCTCGGCCCGCATGATCTGCTGAGCCATCGGCGAGCGACAGATGTTGCCGGTGCATACGTGCAGGACACGGAAGACCGACCCGTCGGTCACGGCGCCACCTGCAGGTCGGGGACGACGGTGCGTAGCGTCTCCAGGTCGATCGCCCCGGACCGGAGCAGCAGTGGGACCGGACCGGTGAGGTCAACGATCGACGACGGCACCGGGTCACCGGCGGGGCCCCCGTCGAGGTACACGCGCACTGAGTCGCCGAGCTGGTCGACCGCCTCGTCGCAGGTGGTGGCTGGCAGCTCGCCGCTGCGGTTCGCGCTGCTCACGGCCATCGGTCCGACCATGACCAGCAGCTCGATGGCCACCGGGTGCAGCGGCATGCGCAGCGCCACCGTGCCGTCGGTGTCGCCGAGGTCCCAGGCAAGGGAGGGCTGCTGGTTCACCACGATGGTCAGCGCGCCCGGCCAGAACGCCTCGACCAGCCGCCGCCCGGCGTCGGTGATGTCCGTGGCCAGGCCCTCGACGGTCCGGGGGGAACCGACGAGCACGGGCACCGGCATGTCCCGCCCGCGACCCTTCGCGGCCAGCAGCGCGGCCACGCCGCCGGGCGAGAACGCGTCCGCGCCGATGCCGTAGACGGTGTCGGTGGGCAGCACCACCAGCTCACCGCGGCGGGCCGCCTGCGCCGCTTGTTCCAGGCCGCGGACCCGCTCGGCGGGGTCGTCACAATCGAACCGGCTGGTCACGCGGTCTTCACCTGTTCCATCCTCCTCGCGGTGCAGAACCGGTCACGACCGGCCAGGTCGTGATGGTCCATGACGTCGGCCCATCCTCCCCCGGCCGCGACCAGAGCCGGCACGGACTCGCCCTGCGCGTCCGCGTGCTCCACGACCAGCCAGCCGCCGTCGCGCAGCAGCCGGCCGGCCGCGGCGGCGATGCCGCGCATCAGGTCCAGCCCGTCCGGTCCCCCGCCCCACAGCGCCTCGGCCGGGTCGTGCTCGAGCACCTCCGGGTCGCGCACCAACCCGTCGTCGGGGATGTACGGCGGGTTGGAGACAACGACGTCGACGGAGCCGTCCAGCTCGAGCAGCGCGACCACGGCGTCGCCCTCGTGCAGGACGACCGAGCTGCCGGCCAGGTTCCGGCCGGCCCAGACCAGCGCCGCCGGGGCGAGCTCCACCGCGTGCACGACGGCCTCGGGCACCTCGCTGGCCACCGAGAGGGCGATGGCCCCTGACCCGGTGCACAGGTCGACGACGAGTGGACGGCGGCCGGTCGAGGCGACCTCGCGGGCCCGGTCGATCGCCCAGCCGGCGACCACCTCGGTCTCGGGACGGGGTACGAAGACCCCCGGGCCCACCGCCAGCTCGACGTGCCGGAACGCGGCCCAGCCGAGGATGTGCTGCAGCGGCTCGCGCCGAACCCGCCGGGCGACCAGCCGCTGGTAGGCCTCGGCGTCGATCTCGCCGTGCTGGAGCAGCCCCACCCGGGACACCCCGAGCACGTGGGCCGCGAGCTGCTCAGCGTCGTGGCGCGGTGAGGGAACGCCCGCGGCGGCCAGCCGCCGGTCGGCCTCGGCGATCGCCGCGCGCAGTCCGGTCACGCCTGGCCGGACAGCTTCGCGGCCAGGTCGGCGTCCACCGCCGACTGGATCACCGGATCAAGGTCGCCGTCCAGGAGCTGGTCGAGGTTGTGGGCCTTGAACCCGGTCCGGTGGTCGGCGATCCGGTTCTCCGGGTAGTTGTACGTGCGGATCCGCTCCGAACGGTCCACGGTGCGCACCTGGCTGCGGCGCACGTCCGAGGCCTCCTGGCTGGCCTGCTCGAGCGCGTGGGCGAGCAGCCGGGCCCGCAGGATGCGCAGCGCCTGCTCCTTGTTCTGCAGCTGGGACTTCTCGTTCTGGCAGGAGACCACGATGCCCGTGGGCAGGTGGGTGATCCGGACGGCTGAGTCGGTGGTGTTCACGCTCTGCCCGCCCGGCCCGGAGGAGCGGTACACGTCGATGCGCAGGTCGTTCGCGTTGACCTCGACGTCCACCTCCTCGGCCTCGGGCAGCACGAGCACGCCGGCCGCGGACGTGTGGATGCGGCCCTGCGACTCGGTGACCGGGACCCGCTGCACCCGGTGCACGCCGCCCTCGTACTGCAGCCGGGCGAACGGTGCCTCCCCCGGTCCTGGGGTGCCCTTGGCCTTCACGGCGACCGCGACGTCGCGGTAGCCGCCCAGGTCGGACTCCTGCGCGTCCAGGACCTCGGTGCTCCAGCCGCGCCGCTCCGCGTAGCGCAGGTACATCCGCAGCAGGTCACCGACGAACAGCGCGGACTCGTCGCCGCCCTCCCCCGCCTTGATCTCGAGGATCACGTCGCGGTCCTCGGCCGGGTCGCGCGGCACCAGGAGCACGGTGAGCTCCTCGGCCAGCTCGTGCAGGCGGGCGGCCAACATCTCGGCCTCCGCGGCGAACGCCGGGTCCTCGCTGGCCAGCTCGCGGGCGGCGCTCAGGTCGCCGCCGGTGCGCACCCAGTCACGGTAGGCGGCGACCACCGGACCCAGCTGTGCGTACCGGCGGCCGAGCCGCCGGGCGACGGCCTGGTCGGTGTGGACGGCGGGGTCGGCCAGCTGGCGCTCGAGGTCGTAGTGCTCAGCGACCAGCTCGGCCACGTGCTCGAACACGGTTCCTCCGGAGGGTGCGGCTGGCGCGGGCTGGAACGACACGACGGCGCCGTCCCGGACAGATTCCGGGACGGCGCCGTCGAGGAGGCTAGGAGGCGGCGTCGGCCTTCTTGCCGAACCGCTTCTCGAACCGGGCCACCCGGCCGCCGGCGTCGAGCAGCTTCTGCTTGCCGGTGTAGAACGGGTGGCACGCGGAGCAGACGTCCGCGTGGATGACACCGTTCTTGGCGGTGCTCCGCGTGACGAAGGTGTTACCGCAGGTGCAGGTCACCGTCGTCTCGGCGTACGTGGGGTGGATCTCGGGCTTCACGGGTTTCTCCTCATCGTCTGGATCCGGGTCGTGCCGGCGCTGCCGCGAGCACGTGAACCGGACCGGTTGACCAGTGTGCCAGCACCGGTCGCCTCCCCCCCAACACGGGTGCAGGCGCCGGTGTTCCCGCTCAGTCCTTCGAGCTCCCGTTGCCGGCCTGGTGCGTGG contains:
- a CDS encoding L-threonylcarbamoyladenylate synthase; protein product: MTSRFDCDDPAERVRGLEQAAQAARRGELVVLPTDTVYGIGADAFSPGGVAALLAAKGRGRDMPVPVLVGSPRTVEGLATDITDAGRRLVEAFWPGALTIVVNQQPSLAWDLGDTDGTVALRMPLHPVAIELLVMVGPMAVSSANRSGELPATTCDEAVDQLGDSVRVYLDGGPAGDPVPSSIVDLTGPVPLLLRSGAIDLETLRTVVPDLQVAP
- the prfA gene encoding peptide chain release factor 1 — translated: MFEHVAELVAEHYDLERQLADPAVHTDQAVARRLGRRYAQLGPVVAAYRDWVRTGGDLSAARELASEDPAFAAEAEMLAARLHELAEELTVLLVPRDPAEDRDVILEIKAGEGGDESALFVGDLLRMYLRYAERRGWSTEVLDAQESDLGGYRDVAVAVKAKGTPGPGEAPFARLQYEGGVHRVQRVPVTESQGRIHTSAAGVLVLPEAEEVDVEVNANDLRIDVYRSSGPGGQSVNTTDSAVRITHLPTGIVVSCQNEKSQLQNKEQALRILRARLLAHALEQASQEASDVRRSQVRTVDRSERIRTYNYPENRIADHRTGFKAHNLDQLLDGDLDPVIQSAVDADLAAKLSGQA
- the prmC gene encoding peptide chain release factor N(5)-glutamine methyltransferase; translation: MTGLRAAIAEADRRLAAAGVPSPRHDAEQLAAHVLGVSRVGLLQHGEIDAEAYQRLVARRVRREPLQHILGWAAFRHVELAVGPGVFVPRPETEVVAGWAIDRAREVASTGRRPLVVDLCTGSGAIALSVASEVPEAVVHAVELAPAALVWAGRNLAGSSVVLHEGDAVVALLELDGSVDVVVSNPPYIPDDGLVRDPEVLEHDPAEALWGGGPDGLDLMRGIAAAAGRLLRDGGWLVVEHADAQGESVPALVAAGGGWADVMDHHDLAGRDRFCTARRMEQVKTA
- a CDS encoding MraY family glycosyltransferase produces the protein MREYLLTTFVAAAVTYLVAGPVRAVAVRFGVVAEVRDRDVHDVPIPRLGGVAMLVGLAAALLVASKMPLLRSVFATGDEPKGVLLASVVICLVGVVDDVWGLDAITKLAGQSLAAGLMALQGVQLLWLPGPGQTIALGPAEGTLITVLVVVVTVNAVNFVDGLDGLAAGIVGISASAFFLFSYLLSVQNAIERALTPSLISAVLAGVCAGFLVHNFNPARIFMGDSGSMVIGLLLAASSITLTGRLDPASYSGLNLFPTLLPLLLPFAVLAVPFLDLVLAVVRRTRARRSPFSADKQHLHHRLLEIGHSHRRAVLIMYGWTALLAYLAVGLAFLPTWLALVLAAVAFATLVIVVRGPRRAARAAAGRAGRG
- the glyA gene encoding serine hydroxymethyltransferase, whose product is MTEVPFWGPDFAELEQEDPEIAAVLLSELDRLRSGLQLIASENFTSPAVLAALGSTLSNKYAEGYPGRRYYGGCSEVDKAETIGIERAKELFGAEHANLQPHSGASANLAAYGAFVKPGETVLAMSLPHGGHLTHGAKVSFSGKWFNPVHYGVSPTTEDIDYDQVRDLALEHRPRMIICGGSAIPRLIDFAAFRSVADEVGAILMVDAAHFIGLVAGQAIPSPVPYADVVTFTTHKVLRGPRGGMLVSTAEHAAALDKAVFPMMQGGPLMHAVAAKAVALKEAATPAYQAYTRQVIANSQALTAGLAEEGMRPVTGGTDTHLSLIDLQGLGVTGADAETRCDTAGIVLNKNAIPFDPQPPSVASGIRVGTPSVTTQGMTETDMKEIAGLIGRAVRDSDGSAAAEIREVVGTLVSRHRAYPRG
- the rpmE gene encoding 50S ribosomal protein L31, which translates into the protein MKPEIHPTYAETTVTCTCGNTFVTRSTAKNGVIHADVCSACHPFYTGKQKLLDAGGRVARFEKRFGKKADAAS